From the genome of Alosa alosa isolate M-15738 ecotype Scorff River chromosome 18, AALO_Geno_1.1, whole genome shotgun sequence, one region includes:
- the klhl31 gene encoding kelch-like protein 31 has product MAPKKNKSAKKNKGDINEMTIMVEDSPINKINGLNTLLEGGNGFSCISTEVNDAAYAPNLLEGLSNMRQDNFLCDLTVETKSKSFDVHKVVMASCSEYIQSMLKKDPTLQKIDLPDLSPVGLATAITYAYSGKLTMSLYTIGSTIAAALFLKINTLVKMCSDFLMQEISVENCMYVANIADTYDLKETKKAAQKFMRGNFIEFSEMEQFLKLTYEQISDFLQDDSLQLPSELTAFQIAMKWLDFDEKRLKYAPDLLTHIRFGTIAATDLVSHVQSVPRMMQDPECHRLLVDAMNYHLLPYQQNILQSRRTKVRGGLKVLLTVGGRPALTEKSLSKEVLYRDEDNVWNKLTDMPAKSFNQCVAVLDGFLYVAGGEDQNDARNQAKHAVSNFCRYDPRFNTWIHLTSMIQRRTHFSLNIFNGLLFAVGGRNAEGCQASVECYVPSSNQWQMKAPMEVARCCHASTVVDGKILVTGGYINNAYSRAVCAYDPSTDSWSDKNSLSTPRGWHSAATVGDRAYVIGGSQLGGRGERVDVLAVECFNPHSGQWSYCTPLHTGVSTAGAATLNDKIYLMGGWNEIEKKYKKCIQVFNPDLNEWIEDDELPEATVGISCCAVTIPTRKTRESRASSVSSAPVSI; this is encoded by the exons ATGGCACCCAAAAAGAACAAGTCAGCCAAGAAGAACAAAGGAGACATAAATGAGATGACCATTATGGTGGAGGACAGCCCAATCAACAAAATCAACGGGCTGAACACGCTCCTCGAGGGTGGAAATGGCTTCAGTTGCATCTCCACAGAAGTCAATGACGCCGCCTATGCTCCTAACCTCCTGGAGGGGTTGAGCAACATGAGACAGGACAACTTCCTGTGCGACTTAACCGTAGAAACTAAATCCAAATCTTTCGATGTCCACAAAGTTGTCATGGCCTCTTGCAGTGAGTACATTCAGAGCATGCTGAAAAAAGATCCCACACTTCAAAAGATTGACCTCCCTGATCTGTCACCAGTTGGCTTGGCCACAGCAATCACCTATGCTTACTCTGGAAAACTCACCATGTCTCTGTACACCATCGGTAGCACTATCGCAGCTGCCCTCTTCCTGAAGATAAACACCCTCGTGAAGATGTGCAGTGATTTCCTGATGCAGGAGATCAGCGTGGAGAACTGCATGTATGTGGCCAACATCGCAGACACCTACGACCTGAAAGAGACCAAGAAGGCGGCGCAGAAGTTCATGCGGGGGAATTTCATTGAGTTCTCGGAGATGGAGCAATTCCTAAAACTCACGTACGAGCAGATCAGCGACTTCCTCCAGGACGATTCCCTCCAGCTGCCCTCGGAGCTCACTGCTTTCCAGATCGCCATGAAGTGGCTGGACTTTGACGAGAAGAGGCTGAAGTACGCTCCTGACCTTCTCACCCACATCCGCTTCGGCACCATCGCGGCCACTGACCTGGTCAGCCACGTCCAGAGCGTGCCGAGGATGATGCAGGACCCCGAGTGCCACCGTCTGCTGGTCGACGCCATGAACTACCACCTGCTGCCCTATCAGCAGAACATCCTGCAGTCCCGGAGGACCAAGGTGCGTGGCGGACTCAAGGTGTTGCTGACGGTGGGAGGCAGGCCTGCCCTGACTGAAAAGTCTCTCAGTAAGGAGGTGCTCTACAGAGATGAAGACAATGTGTGGAACAAACTGACAGACATGCCTGCAAAGAGCTTCAATCAGTGCGTGGCTGTTCTGGATGGCTTTCTGTATGTCGCCGGTGGAGAAGACCAGAATGATGCAAGGAACCAGGCTAAGCATGCTGTCAGCAACTTCTGCAG GTACGATCCACGATTCAATACTTGGATCCATTTGACCAGCATGATCCAGAGGCGCACCCATTTCAGCCTTAACATCTTTAATGGCCTCTTGTTTGCTGTGGGTGGACGCAATGCAGAGGGTTGCCAGGCGTCCGTAGAATGCTATGTGCCATCTTCCAACCAGTGGCAGATGAAGGCACCCATGGAGGTGGCCCGGTGCTGCCATGCCAGCACAGTCGTTGATGGCAAGATCTTGGTCACCGGCGGTTACATCAACAACGCCTATTCCCgagctgtgtgtgcatatgaccCCTCCACCGATAGCTGGTCGGATAAAAACAGCTTGAGCACCCCGAGAGGCTGGCATTCCGCCGCCACCGTCGGCGACCGTGCCTATGTCATTGGCGGCAGCCAGCTTGGCGGTCGTGGCGAGAGGGTTGACGTCCTGGCGGTCGAGTGCTTCAATCCCCACTCCGGGCAGTGGAGCTACTGCACTCCCTTGCACACGGGTGTCAGCACAGCAGGCGCCGCCACGCTGAACGACAAGATCTATCTCATGGGAGGCTGGAACGAGATTGAGAAGAAGTACAAGAAGTGCATACAGGTGTTCAACCCAGACCTTAATGAATGGATTGAGGATGATGAGTTGCCAGAGGCAACCGTCGGTATCTCATGCTGTGCTGTTACCATCCCCACACGCAAAACACGAGAATCCAGAGCCAGTTCAGTATCATCTGCACCAGTCAGTATATAG